A stretch of the Streptosporangium sp. NBC_01755 genome encodes the following:
- the recF gene encoding DNA replication/repair protein RecF (All proteins in this family for which functions are known are DNA-binding proteins that assist the filamentation of RecA onto DNA for the initiation of recombination or recombinational repair.) → MHVAHLSLTDFRSYETVDLGMEPGVTAFVGHNGTGKTNLVEALGYVATQASHRVANDGPLVRQGAARAIVRSVVVRDDRRALIELEINPGRANRARLNRSPVSRTRDVVGLLRTVLFAPEDLSMVKGDPSERRRFLDDLLVARTPRFAGVRADYDRVLKQRGALLRTAAQARRGRGRSARRAESDTAFAEAGAGDPLSTLDVWDAHLATHGAELLAARLELVETLRPLVAASYAALAPDSAPARLEYRGTLSADAGTGHVDRVDRVDRVDRVDRVELAERLRAGLLEVRAAELERGVTLVGPHRDDLFLGLGELPARGYASHGESWSYALALRLAAYDLLRADGGDPVLILDDVFAELDSRRRRRLAEMVAPAEQVLITAAVPDDVPKELAGGRFDVTEGGVARAR, encoded by the coding sequence GTGCATGTCGCCCATCTCTCCCTGACCGACTTCCGGTCCTACGAAACCGTCGATCTCGGCATGGAGCCGGGGGTCACGGCCTTCGTCGGGCACAACGGCACGGGAAAGACCAACCTGGTCGAGGCGCTGGGTTACGTGGCGACGCAGGCCAGCCACCGGGTCGCCAACGACGGGCCGCTGGTCCGGCAGGGCGCGGCGCGGGCGATCGTACGCTCGGTGGTGGTGCGCGACGACCGGCGGGCGCTGATCGAGCTGGAGATCAACCCGGGCAGGGCCAACAGGGCCAGGCTGAACCGCTCGCCCGTCTCCCGCACGCGTGACGTCGTCGGCCTGCTGCGCACCGTTCTGTTCGCTCCGGAAGACCTCTCCATGGTCAAGGGCGATCCCTCCGAGCGGCGCCGGTTCCTCGACGATCTCCTGGTGGCCAGGACGCCCAGGTTCGCGGGGGTGCGCGCAGACTACGACCGGGTGCTCAAACAGCGTGGCGCGCTGCTGCGCACGGCCGCGCAGGCCCGGCGGGGGCGCGGCCGGAGCGCCCGGCGGGCCGAGAGCGACACGGCGTTCGCCGAGGCCGGGGCGGGAGACCCGCTGAGCACCCTTGATGTCTGGGACGCCCACCTGGCCACACACGGTGCCGAGCTGCTCGCGGCCAGGCTGGAGCTGGTCGAGACACTGCGCCCCCTGGTCGCCGCCTCGTACGCCGCTCTCGCGCCCGACTCCGCCCCCGCGAGGCTGGAATACCGCGGCACCCTGTCCGCGGACGCCGGCACCGGCCACGTCGATCGCGTCGATCGCGTCGATCGCGTCGATCGCGTCGATCGCGTCGAGCTCGCGGAGCGGCTGCGGGCCGGTCTGCTGGAGGTTCGCGCCGCCGAGCTCGAACGCGGCGTCACCCTCGTCGGCCCGCACCGCGACGACCTGTTCCTCGGTCTGGGAGAGCTGCCTGCGCGCGGCTACGCCAGCCACGGTGAGTCGTGGTCGTACGCGCTGGCGCTCAGGCTGGCCGCCTACGACCTGCTCAGGGCCGACGGCGGCGACCCGGTCCTGATCCTGGACGACGTCTTCGCCGAGCTGGACAGCAGGCGCCGACGCCGCCTGGCCGAGATGGTCGCCCCCGCCGAGCAGGTGCTGATCACCGCCGCGGTCCCCGACGACGTGCCGAAGGAGTTGGCCGGAGGCCGTTTCGACGTGACGGAGGGAGGTGTGGCCCGTGCCCGATGA
- a CDS encoding DUF3566 domain-containing protein, whose translation MTTTEDGKQAETTVRIRPGSPPPSTPPLQSSPPPPPAGQQNRPPAGQQPWSPGSLSSPQTPLDTSGRKPSDIPAPRSPRKAHLVLRRVEPWSAMKFSFVVSLVCFVVLFIAVAVLYMVLSGLGVFDNIIQTVNQLTTADGKATSGVDVASWFEPVRILGYTALIGAVNVVLITALSTLGAVIYNVASDLVGGVEVTFSEAE comes from the coding sequence GTGACGACCACAGAGGATGGCAAGCAGGCCGAGACCACGGTGCGGATCCGTCCGGGATCCCCACCTCCGTCCACGCCACCGTTACAGTCATCCCCACCGCCTCCGCCGGCGGGACAGCAGAACCGTCCACCGGCGGGACAGCAGCCGTGGTCGCCCGGCAGCCTGTCGTCGCCCCAGACACCGCTGGACACGTCTGGCAGGAAGCCCTCGGACATCCCCGCTCCCAGGTCGCCCCGCAAGGCACACCTGGTGTTGCGCAGGGTCGAGCCGTGGTCGGCCATGAAGTTCAGCTTCGTGGTGTCACTGGTCTGCTTCGTGGTGCTGTTCATCGCGGTCGCGGTGCTCTACATGGTGCTGTCAGGGCTGGGAGTGTTCGACAACATCATCCAGACGGTCAACCAGCTGACGACCGCCGACGGCAAGGCCACCAGCGGCGTCGACGTCGCCTCCTGGTTCGAGCCGGTCCGCATCCTGGGCTACACCGCCCTGATCGGCGCGGTGAACGTCGTGCTGATCACCGCACTCTCCACCCTTGGCGCGGTGATCTACAACGTCGCCTCCGACCTGGTCGGCGGTGTGGAGGTCACTTTCAGTGAGGCCGAATAG
- a CDS encoding M56 family metallopeptidase: MMAAAVLALYAVVAVVALPYLLGRGEWADRAPRLAISVWLAACASAVASAIFSASAAAIPAGVIGHGLAEFFEACADMLSDGASLTSPGARVALLGAGLIAARITYCGAAILVRARRERRRHAEMLNILGHHDGVLDAVVLDHDEAAAYCLPGRDGKAVITTAALRSLAPEQVAAVLAHEQAHLRGRHHLALAAAEAFCRAFPRLPLFARARSEIARLIELLADDIAARRHPRIHIAAALVRIATGRTPAFALGAGGETALTRVRRMLSPAAPLRLRERVAGLAAVAFLLVGPATVAVIPGARSFLAHHCHGISLF; the protein is encoded by the coding sequence ATGATGGCCGCCGCCGTCCTGGCTCTGTACGCCGTGGTCGCGGTGGTCGCGCTGCCCTACCTGCTGGGCCGGGGTGAATGGGCTGATCGCGCACCCCGCCTGGCGATCTCCGTCTGGCTGGCCGCCTGTGCCTCCGCGGTCGCCTCCGCGATCTTCTCGGCGTCGGCCGCCGCGATCCCGGCCGGCGTGATCGGCCATGGCCTGGCCGAGTTCTTCGAGGCATGCGCGGACATGCTCTCCGACGGCGCGTCCCTCACCTCCCCGGGCGCTCGCGTCGCCCTGCTCGGTGCCGGGCTGATCGCGGCCAGGATCACCTACTGCGGGGCGGCCATCCTGGTCAGAGCACGAAGGGAACGACGGCGGCACGCCGAGATGCTGAACATCCTCGGACACCATGACGGCGTGCTGGACGCGGTCGTGCTCGACCACGACGAGGCCGCCGCCTACTGCCTGCCCGGGCGCGACGGCAAGGCCGTCATAACCACCGCGGCCCTGCGATCCCTGGCTCCCGAACAGGTCGCCGCCGTTCTCGCCCACGAGCAGGCGCACCTGCGCGGGCGCCACCACCTCGCCCTGGCCGCCGCCGAAGCCTTCTGCAGGGCCTTCCCCCGTCTGCCGCTGTTCGCCCGAGCCCGCAGTGAGATCGCGCGGCTGATCGAGCTTCTCGCCGACGACATCGCGGCCCGCCGCCACCCGCGCATCCACATCGCCGCCGCACTGGTCCGGATCGCCACGGGACGGACACCCGCGTTCGCGCTGGGCGCGGGCGGCGAGACCGCCCTCACCCGGGTCCGGCGCATGCTCAGCCCGGCGGCCCCGCTCAGGCTCCGGGAACGTGTCGCGGGCCTCGCCGCGGTCGCCTTCCTCCTCGTCGGCCCCGCGACCGTGGCCGTGATTCCCGGGGCGCGCTCGTTCCTGGCCCACCACTGCCACGGCATCTCACTGTTCTAG
- the gyrB gene encoding DNA topoisomerase (ATP-hydrolyzing) subunit B, with the protein MTVLEGLEAVRKRPGMYIGSTGERGLHHLVYEVVDNSVDEALAGHADRIEVTLLADNGVRVVDNGRGIPVGNVPGENRPAVEVVLTVLHAGGKFDDKSYAVSGGLHGVGVSVVNALSSRLEVEIRRDGHHWRQTYVGTRPTAPLVKGEETDETGTSITFWADETIFETTTWHFETLARRFQEMAFLNKGLTISIRDERPEFIDDDPKEVTYHYEGGLSDFVKHLNSKKEPAHISVIDFEEHGEGIAVEIAMQWNNSYSESVYTFANTINTAEGGTHEEGFRAALTSIVNRYAREQKFLKEGKDDNLAGEDIREGLTAIISVKLADPQFEGQTKTKLGNTEAKSFVQKACNDHLRDWFERNPGEAKDIITKSLQASRARLAARQARDLTRRKSLLESGSGLPGKLADCQWSDPEKCELYIVEGDSAGGSAKGGRDSKFQAILPLRGKILNVEKARIDKVLQNAEVQALITAMGTGVHDEFDITKLRYHKLILMADADVDGQHITTLLLTLLFRFMRPLIEAGHVYLSQPPLYKIKWDRRGDDASYAYSDRERDEVIKAGIAAGKPDPRPRDNVQRFKGLGEMNAAQLWDTTMNPDTRLLLQVTLDDAAQADELFSVLMGEDVEARRSFIIRNARDVRFLDV; encoded by the coding sequence ATCACCGTTCTCGAAGGACTTGAGGCGGTCCGTAAGCGCCCCGGTATGTACATCGGCTCCACCGGCGAGCGCGGTCTCCATCACCTCGTCTACGAGGTCGTCGACAACTCCGTCGACGAGGCCTTGGCCGGGCACGCCGACCGGATCGAGGTCACCCTGCTCGCCGACAACGGCGTGCGGGTCGTCGACAACGGCCGTGGCATCCCGGTCGGCAACGTTCCCGGCGAGAACCGTCCCGCGGTCGAGGTCGTGCTGACCGTGCTGCATGCGGGCGGCAAGTTCGACGACAAGTCGTACGCGGTCTCCGGAGGACTGCACGGGGTGGGCGTCTCCGTCGTCAACGCGCTGTCCAGCAGGCTCGAGGTGGAGATCCGCCGCGACGGTCACCACTGGCGGCAGACCTACGTCGGCACCCGGCCCACCGCTCCTCTGGTCAAGGGCGAGGAGACCGACGAGACCGGCACCTCGATCACCTTCTGGGCCGACGAGACCATCTTCGAGACCACGACCTGGCACTTCGAGACTCTCGCGCGCCGCTTCCAGGAGATGGCCTTCCTCAACAAGGGCCTGACGATCTCCATCAGGGACGAGCGCCCCGAGTTCATCGACGACGACCCCAAAGAGGTCACCTACCACTACGAGGGCGGTCTGTCCGACTTCGTCAAGCACCTCAACTCCAAGAAGGAACCCGCCCACATCTCGGTGATCGACTTCGAGGAGCACGGAGAGGGCATCGCGGTCGAGATCGCGATGCAGTGGAACAACTCGTACAGCGAGTCGGTCTACACCTTCGCCAACACGATCAACACCGCGGAGGGCGGCACCCACGAGGAGGGCTTCCGCGCGGCGCTGACGTCCATCGTCAACCGCTACGCGCGCGAGCAGAAGTTCCTCAAGGAGGGCAAGGACGACAACCTCGCCGGTGAGGACATCCGCGAGGGTCTCACCGCGATCATCTCGGTGAAGCTGGCCGACCCGCAGTTCGAGGGTCAGACCAAGACCAAGCTGGGCAACACCGAGGCCAAGTCGTTCGTCCAGAAGGCCTGCAACGACCACCTGCGCGACTGGTTCGAGCGCAACCCCGGTGAGGCCAAGGACATCATCACGAAGTCCCTGCAGGCCTCACGCGCCCGCCTCGCGGCCCGCCAGGCCCGTGACCTGACCCGGCGCAAGTCGCTGCTGGAGTCGGGCTCCGGACTGCCGGGCAAGCTGGCCGACTGCCAGTGGAGCGATCCGGAGAAGTGCGAGTTGTACATCGTCGAGGGTGACTCGGCGGGCGGCTCGGCCAAGGGCGGCCGCGACTCCAAGTTCCAGGCGATCCTCCCGCTCCGCGGCAAGATCCTCAACGTGGAGAAGGCCCGGATCGACAAGGTCCTGCAGAACGCCGAGGTCCAGGCGCTGATCACCGCCATGGGCACGGGCGTGCACGACGAGTTCGACATCACCAAGCTCCGCTACCACAAGCTCATCCTGATGGCGGACGCCGACGTGGACGGCCAGCACATCACGACCCTGCTGCTGACCCTGCTGTTCCGCTTCATGCGGCCGCTGATCGAAGCGGGGCACGTCTACCTCTCCCAGCCACCGCTCTACAAGATCAAATGGGACAGGAGGGGCGACGACGCCTCCTACGCCTACTCCGACCGCGAGCGCGACGAGGTCATCAAGGCCGGTATCGCCGCGGGCAAGCCGGACCCCCGGCCCCGTGACAACGTGCAGCGATTCAAGGGGCTGGGCGAGATGAACGCCGCCCAGCTCTGGGATACGACCATGAACCCCGACACCCGCCTGCTCCTGCAGGTCACCCTCGACGACGCGGCCCAGGCCGACGAGCTGTTCAGCGTGCTCATGGGTGAGGACGTCGAGGCGCGCCGCTCCTTCATCATCAGGAACGCCCGGGACGTCCGTTTCCTCGACGTGTAG
- a CDS encoding 3-keto-5-aminohexanoate cleavage protein produces the protein MVGVPRSDAPRPEAGEEGPWLKACLNGARRPGDQPALPVTPPQLAEAAREAREAGAGAVHMHPRDEAGSESLSAVHIGAAVRAVRAACPGLPVEVSTGLWITGGDVDARRAAVRGRAGGRRSRPGFCWSRRGGRGRSRASAWRTSSTAPRVIR, from the coding sequence ATGGTGGGGGTGCCACGGTCGGACGCACCGCGGCCCGAGGCAGGTGAAGAGGGGCCGTGGCTCAAGGCGTGCCTGAACGGCGCCAGGAGGCCAGGAGACCAGCCGGCCCTCCCCGTGACCCCTCCACAGCTCGCTGAGGCGGCCCGTGAGGCCCGTGAGGCGGGTGCGGGCGCTGTTCACATGCATCCGCGCGACGAGGCGGGCAGCGAGTCGCTCAGCGCCGTCCACATCGGGGCGGCGGTGCGCGCGGTGCGCGCGGCGTGCCCCGGGCTCCCCGTGGAGGTGAGCACGGGGCTGTGGATAACCGGCGGGGATGTGGACGCGCGGCGCGCGGCCGTCCGCGGCCGGGCCGGGGGGAGGAGGAGCCGACCTGGATTCTGCTGGTCGAGACGGGGCGGCCGGGGCCGGTCACGCGCATCGGCCTGGAGGACGTCCTCCACGGCCCCACGGGTGATCCGGTAG
- a CDS encoding DUF721 domain-containing protein, which translates to MPDDAEPGSGGAGADAAAPRAARSAAAKGAAMAREKLAQAKSDAARRGQLPRREPRRRASGPRRDAGDPQLFGRAIADLLADRGWEQPAAIGGVFGRWHEIVGPDMAAHTRPETFAEGEVVVIADSTAWATQVRLLARTLVRRLNEELGDGTVQRVKVRGPQNGPRSSGGLRVTGSRGPGDTYG; encoded by the coding sequence GTGCCCGATGACGCAGAGCCGGGATCCGGTGGTGCCGGGGCGGACGCCGCGGCCCCCAGAGCGGCGAGGAGTGCGGCCGCCAAGGGGGCGGCGATGGCCAGGGAGAAGCTGGCCCAGGCCAAGTCGGACGCCGCCAGGCGAGGGCAGCTTCCCCGCAGGGAGCCGCGCCGCAGGGCGTCCGGGCCGCGCAGGGACGCGGGTGATCCCCAGCTCTTCGGCAGGGCCATCGCCGACCTGCTCGCCGACCGGGGCTGGGAGCAGCCCGCCGCGATCGGCGGGGTCTTCGGCCGCTGGCACGAGATCGTCGGCCCGGACATGGCGGCCCACACCAGGCCGGAGACCTTCGCGGAGGGCGAGGTCGTGGTCATCGCGGACTCCACCGCCTGGGCCACCCAGGTGCGTCTGCTGGCAAGGACCCTCGTAAGAAGGTTGAATGAGGAGCTCGGGGACGGAACGGTGCAACGGGTCAAGGTTCGCGGACCGCAGAACGGCCCTCGATCCAGCGGCGGCCTACGAGTCACCGGAAGCCGCGGTCCGGGCGACACATACGGCTGA
- a CDS encoding BlaI/MecI/CopY family transcriptional regulator — MRGLGELESTIMERLWSYHRPASVREVLEDLRRDRDIAYTTVMTVMDKLHKKGLLRRKPVGRAYVYETVASKEAYTAELMRSSLASSGNQAATLVHFLERLTPEESTALEAALKVYPPGRRA, encoded by the coding sequence ATGCGTGGTCTGGGAGAGCTGGAGTCCACGATCATGGAGCGCCTTTGGTCGTATCACCGGCCGGCGTCGGTCAGGGAGGTGCTCGAAGATCTCCGTCGTGACCGGGACATCGCCTACACGACCGTCATGACGGTGATGGACAAGCTGCACAAGAAGGGCCTGCTCCGCAGGAAGCCGGTCGGCCGGGCGTATGTCTATGAGACGGTGGCCAGCAAGGAGGCCTACACCGCCGAGCTGATGCGCAGCAGTCTCGCCTCCAGTGGCAACCAGGCGGCCACGCTGGTGCACTTCCTGGAGCGGCTGACCCCCGAGGAGTCGACCGCGCTGGAGGCCGCGCTGAAGGTGTATCCGCCGGGGCGCCGCGCATGA
- a CDS encoding M56 family metallopeptidase, with translation MLAGHSAAATPRPLIALGGLLAAGLIFVRVGYCTASVLFLGWRGRAQHRSAVLLVGRQDRELGVLVVRHDEPAAYCVPGRGGLIVITSGTLAALGRRHVAAVLAHERAHLAGRHHLLLACAQALVHAFPWIPLFARASREVPRHVELLADDVAAREHPRTVIAAVLIAVAGASTPIAAMGAGGETALIRIRRLLSPASPVLCRREKILGALGVGGLLAGPAVVLVLPSLIVFLATCPALT, from the coding sequence TTGCTCGCCGGCCATTCCGCAGCGGCGACACCACGGCCCCTGATCGCTCTCGGAGGTCTGCTCGCGGCCGGTCTGATCTTCGTCCGGGTCGGGTACTGCACAGCAAGCGTGCTGTTTCTCGGCTGGCGCGGCCGTGCGCAGCATAGGAGTGCTGTTCTGCTCGTCGGCCGCCAGGATCGCGAGCTGGGTGTGCTTGTCGTCAGGCACGACGAACCCGCCGCCTACTGCGTACCCGGTCGTGGCGGTCTGATTGTGATCACCAGCGGTACTCTGGCGGCGCTGGGGCGCCGGCACGTGGCAGCCGTACTCGCCCACGAACGGGCACACCTCGCCGGTCGCCATCATCTGCTGCTGGCCTGCGCCCAAGCACTGGTTCACGCCTTCCCCTGGATACCTCTCTTTGCTCGCGCCAGCAGGGAGGTTCCCCGCCATGTGGAGTTACTGGCCGACGATGTGGCCGCTCGCGAGCATCCGCGGACCGTCATCGCAGCGGTCCTGATCGCCGTGGCCGGGGCGTCGACACCGATCGCAGCCATGGGAGCGGGCGGCGAGACCGCCCTGATCCGTATCAGGCGGCTGCTGTCACCCGCATCACCGGTGCTGTGCAGGCGCGAGAAAATACTCGGCGCTCTCGGCGTCGGCGGGCTGCTGGCTGGTCCTGCGGTTGTGCTCGTCCTGCCCTCCCTGATCGTCTTCCTGGCTACCTGCCCCGCACTCACCTGA
- the gyrA gene encoding DNA gyrase subunit A — protein MTEVNTPPGPPVDRVEPVDIQSEMQRSYMDYAMSVIVSRALPDVRDGMKPVHRRVLYAMYDGGYRPDRGYFKCSRVVGDVMGSYHPHGDSSIYATVVRMAQHWALRYTLVDGQGNFGSPGNDPPAAMRYTECKLAPIAMEMLRDIDKDTVDLIPNYDGRSQEPTVLPSRFPNLLVNGAAGIAVGMATNIPPHNLREVASGIVWSLQNPEATDEELLEALIARVKGPDFPTGALIVGRRGIDDAYRTGRGSITMRAIVEVEEDAKGRQCLVVTELPYQVNPDNLALTIAESVKDGRITGIADVRDESSSRVGQRLVIVLKRDAVAKVVLNNLYKHTQLQTTFGANMLALVDGVPRTLRLDQFVRHYVAHQIEVVVRRTRYLLRKAEERAHILRALLKALDRMDEVIALIRRSPSASAAQGGLMALLEIDEIQAQAILDMQLRKLAALERQQITDEHDALMVQITEYQAILASPERQRTIVQDELSELTARYGDERRTEIIAYEGDMSIEDLLAEEDMVVTITRGGYAKRTNTDLYRAQKRGGKGVRGAQLRQDDIVDHFFVTTTHHWLLFFTNKGRVYRVKAYELPDSGRDARGQHLANLLAMQPDEVVMEVLDLRDYEVAPYLVLATRSGLVKKTRLSEYDSPRTGGLIAINLREDDEVIAARLVSEEDDLLLVSRGAQSIRFTASDEAMRPMGRATSGVIGMRFLEGDELLAMNRIADGDNVLIATEGGYAKRTPVDQYPIQGRGGKGVLTAKIVSARGKLVGAVMVRPEDEVFAITSAGGVIRTSAGEIKQSGRQTMGVRLMNLAEGDSVVALARNAEALETEENTEVPVETEGNGEGNNP, from the coding sequence GTGACGGAAGTCAACACTCCGCCCGGCCCTCCGGTAGACCGCGTCGAACCGGTCGACATCCAGTCCGAGATGCAGCGCAGCTACATGGACTACGCGATGTCGGTCATCGTCTCGCGCGCGCTGCCGGACGTCCGCGACGGCATGAAGCCGGTGCATCGCCGGGTGCTTTACGCCATGTACGACGGCGGCTACCGCCCCGACCGCGGCTACTTCAAGTGCTCCCGCGTCGTCGGCGACGTCATGGGCTCCTACCACCCGCACGGCGACTCGTCGATCTATGCCACCGTCGTGCGGATGGCCCAGCACTGGGCGCTGCGCTACACGCTGGTCGACGGGCAGGGCAACTTCGGCTCGCCGGGCAACGACCCGCCCGCGGCGATGCGCTACACCGAGTGCAAGCTCGCGCCCATCGCGATGGAGATGCTGCGCGACATCGACAAGGACACCGTCGATCTCATCCCCAACTACGACGGGCGCTCCCAGGAGCCGACGGTCCTGCCCTCGCGCTTCCCCAACCTGCTGGTCAACGGGGCGGCGGGCATCGCGGTCGGCATGGCCACCAACATCCCGCCGCACAACCTGCGGGAGGTGGCCTCGGGCATCGTCTGGTCCCTGCAGAACCCCGAGGCGACGGACGAGGAACTCCTCGAAGCGCTGATCGCCCGGGTCAAGGGGCCCGACTTCCCCACCGGCGCGCTGATCGTCGGCCGTCGCGGCATCGACGACGCGTACCGGACCGGCCGCGGTTCGATCACCATGCGGGCGATCGTCGAGGTCGAGGAGGACGCCAAGGGGCGCCAGTGCCTGGTCGTCACCGAGCTGCCCTACCAGGTCAACCCGGACAACCTCGCGCTGACCATCGCCGAGTCGGTGAAGGACGGCCGGATCACCGGCATCGCCGACGTCCGAGACGAGAGTTCCTCGCGCGTCGGCCAGCGCCTGGTGATCGTGCTCAAGCGCGACGCGGTCGCCAAGGTCGTGCTGAACAACCTCTACAAGCACACCCAGCTGCAGACCACCTTCGGCGCCAACATGCTGGCCCTGGTCGACGGCGTGCCGCGCACGCTCAGGCTCGACCAGTTCGTCCGCCACTACGTGGCCCACCAGATCGAGGTCGTGGTCCGCCGGACCCGTTACCTGCTGCGCAAGGCCGAGGAGCGGGCGCACATCCTGCGCGCGCTGCTCAAGGCACTCGACCGGATGGACGAGGTCATCGCCCTGATCCGGCGGTCGCCCTCGGCGTCCGCGGCCCAGGGCGGTCTGATGGCGCTCCTGGAGATCGACGAGATCCAGGCGCAGGCCATCCTCGACATGCAGCTGCGCAAGCTGGCCGCTCTGGAGCGCCAGCAGATCACCGACGAGCACGACGCGCTGATGGTGCAGATCACCGAGTACCAGGCGATCCTCGCCTCGCCCGAGCGGCAGCGCACGATCGTCCAGGACGAGCTCTCCGAGCTCACGGCGCGGTACGGCGACGAGCGCAGGACCGAGATCATCGCCTACGAGGGCGACATGTCCATCGAGGACCTCCTCGCCGAGGAGGACATGGTCGTCACGATCACCCGCGGCGGCTACGCCAAGCGAACCAACACAGATCTTTACCGGGCGCAGAAGCGCGGTGGCAAGGGTGTGCGGGGTGCGCAGCTGCGCCAGGACGACATCGTCGATCACTTCTTTGTCACCACGACGCACCACTGGCTGCTGTTCTTCACGAACAAGGGCCGCGTCTACCGGGTCAAGGCGTACGAGCTCCCCGACTCCGGCCGCGACGCTCGCGGGCAGCACCTGGCGAACCTGCTGGCCATGCAGCCTGACGAGGTCGTCATGGAGGTGCTGGACCTGCGTGACTACGAGGTCGCCCCGTACCTCGTGCTGGCCACCCGCAGCGGCCTGGTGAAGAAGACGCGCCTGTCCGAGTACGACTCGCCGCGCACGGGTGGCCTCATTGCCATCAACCTGCGCGAAGATGACGAGGTGATCGCTGCCAGGCTCGTGTCGGAGGAGGACGACCTCCTTCTCGTCTCACGCGGCGCCCAGTCCATCCGCTTCACGGCCTCCGACGAGGCCATGCGCCCGATGGGCAGGGCGACCAGCGGTGTGATCGGCATGCGCTTCCTGGAGGGCGACGAGCTCCTGGCGATGAACCGGATCGCCGACGGCGACAACGTGCTCATCGCGACCGAGGGCGGATACGCCAAGCGCACCCCCGTGGATCAGTACCCGATCCAGGGAAGGGGCGGCAAGGGCGTCCTGACCGCCAAGATCGTCAGCGCCCGTGGCAAGCTGGTTGGCGCGGTCATGGTCAGGCCCGAGGACGAGGTTTTCGCGATCACGTCCGCCGGAGGGGTTATCCGGACGAGCGCCGGGGAGATCAAGCAGTCCGGCCGCCAGACGATGGGGGTTCGACTGATGAATCTCGCAGAGGGGGACAGCGTCGTGGCTCTGGCCCGCAACGCGGAGGCGTTGGAGACCGAGGAAAACACCGAGGTGCCGGTGGAGACCGAGGGGAACGGGGAAGGGAATAACCCGTGA
- the gnd gene encoding phosphogluconate dehydrogenase (NAD(+)-dependent, decarboxylating) — MQIGMVGLGKMGGRMAERLRRGGHEVVGYDRDPAVSDVSSLEELAERLRPSRAVWVMVPSGDPTRATIEALGDVLSPGDLLVDGGNSHYVDDQKHGAALATKGIGFVDCGVSGGVWGLENGYALMVGGDGADVERMMPIFETLKPEGEDGFVHAGRIGAGHFAKMVHNGIEYGMMQAFAEGWELLEASDIVTNVPGAFKSWRQGTVIRSWLLDLMVRALEEDPALEQLEGYAQDSGEGRWTVQAAVDLAVPLPVITAALYARFASRQDDSPAMKVVAALRNQFGGHAVTSRAGSATKGADSPGAAVTPPVEAAG; from the coding sequence ATGCAGATCGGCATGGTCGGGCTGGGCAAGATGGGCGGCAGGATGGCCGAGCGCCTGCGCCGCGGCGGCCACGAGGTCGTCGGCTACGACCGCGATCCCGCGGTCAGCGACGTCTCCAGCCTGGAGGAGCTCGCGGAGCGGCTCCGGCCGTCGCGCGCGGTGTGGGTCATGGTGCCCTCCGGCGACCCGACCCGGGCGACGATCGAGGCGCTCGGTGACGTGCTGTCCCCCGGCGACCTTCTCGTCGACGGAGGCAACTCGCACTACGTCGACGACCAGAAGCACGGCGCCGCTCTGGCCACCAAGGGCATCGGGTTCGTCGACTGCGGCGTGAGCGGCGGCGTCTGGGGGCTGGAGAACGGTTACGCGCTCATGGTCGGCGGCGACGGCGCCGACGTCGAGCGGATGATGCCGATCTTCGAGACCCTCAAGCCCGAGGGCGAGGACGGCTTCGTCCACGCCGGCAGGATCGGTGCCGGTCACTTCGCCAAGATGGTCCACAACGGCATCGAGTACGGCATGATGCAGGCCTTCGCCGAGGGCTGGGAGTTGCTGGAGGCCTCCGACATCGTGACCAACGTGCCCGGCGCCTTCAAGAGCTGGCGGCAGGGCACGGTCATCCGCTCCTGGCTGCTCGACCTGATGGTCCGCGCACTTGAGGAGGACCCCGCCCTGGAGCAGCTCGAGGGCTACGCGCAGGACTCGGGCGAGGGCCGCTGGACGGTCCAGGCGGCCGTCGACCTCGCGGTCCCGCTGCCTGTCATCACCGCCGCCCTGTACGCCAGGTTCGCCTCCCGCCAGGACGACTCGCCGGCCATGAAGGTCGTCGCGGCCCTGCGCAACCAGTTCGGCGGCCACGCGGTCACCTCCAGGGCGGGTTCGGCGACCAAGGGCGCCGACTCCCCGGGCGCCGCCGTCACCCCCCCGGTCGAGGCGGCCGGCTAG